From a single Micromonospora sp. WMMD1102 genomic region:
- a CDS encoding DUF456 domain-containing protein — protein sequence MDMTETESVVTLLCGVTILVGVCGVIVPIIPGLILCWLGVLVWSFFGDGEGFGRWVVLGLATVIAALGTIVKYLWPGRNLKRSGVPTMSLLAGGVLGLVGFFVVPVVGLVLGFVLGLWLAELARLGDAKQAWPSTRHALSAVGLALLVELAAALGITGVWLIGLVLT from the coding sequence GTGGACATGACCGAGACCGAGTCAGTGGTGACCCTGCTCTGTGGCGTGACGATCCTGGTCGGCGTCTGCGGGGTGATCGTGCCGATCATCCCGGGGCTGATTCTGTGCTGGCTGGGTGTACTGGTCTGGTCGTTCTTCGGCGACGGCGAGGGCTTCGGCCGCTGGGTGGTACTCGGCCTGGCCACCGTGATCGCGGCGCTCGGCACCATCGTCAAGTACCTCTGGCCGGGGCGGAACCTGAAGCGCAGCGGGGTGCCGACGATGTCCCTGCTCGCCGGGGGCGTACTGGGGCTGGTCGGGTTCTTCGTGGTGCCGGTGGTCGGGTTGGTGCTCGGCTTCGTACTCGGGCTCTGGCTCGCCGAGCTGGCCCGGCTCGGGGACGCGAAGCAGGCGTGGCCGTCCACCCGGCACGCCCTGTCCGCGGTCGGGTTGGCCCTGCTGGTCGAGTTGGCGGCGGCGCTCGGCATCACCGGTGTCTGGCTGATCGGCCTCGTCCTCACCTGA
- a CDS encoding XRE family transcriptional regulator — translation MTGRLRPPVPAAAAAAAFAPHALALARRWRRIRKNELARQVGVTAAAVSQYELGQARPSAATLARLALALSMPVEFFAAGFSVPVTSGQAHFRSLRTTSQAERDQAEAFGELAWRVVEVVERQLRLPRLRLPHLELAEPIGPAEVRAAAGTAREAFGLGAAPVPHVVRLLESAGVIVLALPDVSERVDAFSHWYGQRPFVFLNPGKDDHARSRMDAAHELGHLLMHHDAEPGSQLLERQATAFASEFLAPSVALRDELPPRLDFDRLHELKRRWGMSLKALVYRGHDLGVYREHTYRRGMALLAQWGFPEPGDLGPREQPSLLGRAVELLGGQQAAVHRLAAGAGLPPGLTGDVLAAGTEHVPELDITLG, via the coding sequence GTGACGGGTCGGCTCCGCCCGCCGGTACCCGCCGCCGCGGCCGCCGCCGCGTTCGCGCCGCACGCCCTGGCCCTGGCCCGTAGGTGGCGGCGGATACGCAAGAACGAGCTGGCCCGGCAGGTCGGGGTCACGGCGGCGGCGGTCAGCCAGTACGAGCTGGGCCAGGCCCGCCCGTCGGCGGCGACGCTGGCCCGGCTGGCCCTGGCGCTCTCGATGCCGGTCGAGTTCTTCGCCGCCGGCTTCTCCGTCCCGGTCACCTCCGGGCAGGCACACTTCCGCAGCCTCCGCACGACAAGCCAGGCCGAACGGGACCAGGCGGAGGCGTTCGGCGAACTCGCCTGGCGGGTGGTGGAGGTGGTCGAACGCCAGCTCCGGCTCCCCCGGCTGCGGCTGCCGCACCTGGAGCTGGCCGAGCCGATCGGCCCGGCCGAGGTACGCGCCGCCGCCGGCACCGCCCGGGAGGCGTTCGGCCTCGGTGCCGCCCCGGTACCGCACGTGGTGCGGCTGCTGGAATCCGCCGGGGTGATCGTGCTGGCCCTGCCGGACGTCTCCGAGCGGGTCGACGCCTTCTCACACTGGTACGGCCAGCGTCCGTTCGTCTTCCTCAACCCGGGCAAGGACGACCACGCCCGGTCCCGGATGGACGCCGCGCACGAGTTGGGCCACCTGCTGATGCACCACGACGCCGAGCCGGGCAGTCAACTGCTGGAACGGCAGGCCACCGCGTTCGCCTCTGAGTTCCTGGCCCCGAGCGTGGCGCTGCGCGACGAACTGCCGCCCCGGCTCGACTTCGACCGGCTGCACGAGCTCAAGCGCCGCTGGGGGATGAGCCTGAAGGCCCTGGTCTACCGGGGGCACGACCTCGGCGTCTACCGGGAGCACACCTACCGGCGCGGGATGGCGCTGCTCGCCCAGTGGGGCTTCCCGGAGCCGGGCGACCTCGGCCCGCGCGAACAGCCGTCGCTGCTCGGCAGGGCCGTGGAGCTGCTCGGCGGGCAGCAGGCCGCCGTGCACCGGCTGGCGGCCGGCGCCGGACTGCCGCCGGGGCTCACCGGGGACGTACTCGCCGCCGGCACCGAGCACGTACCCGAACTGGACATCACACTCGGCTGA